In a genomic window of Cyanobacteria bacterium FACHB-DQ100:
- a CDS encoding universal stress protein, protein MLVRLQGTLGRTDLVQKMVLIPAKAPSGAADSGINLVVGYSNSPRSQTALDLTLWIAHQTRLATGKQVTVQVVYVVEDGMMKRIPVFESGAKRKAAAKAEGEWRTSRTAIAELETATKAQFGAAELFEQADRILWNARCMAEEWRGSLKTHLRFGVVAKELKEVVAAESASLLILGCDAPDHPLVKQLGKSFPCPVLGIPSVLEGE, encoded by the coding sequence ATGCTGGTACGGCTCCAAGGAACGCTCGGACGTACTGATCTTGTCCAGAAAATGGTTTTAATTCCTGCAAAAGCCCCAAGCGGTGCAGCAGATTCGGGAATTAATCTTGTCGTTGGTTACTCAAATTCACCTAGGAGCCAGACCGCATTGGATTTGACGCTCTGGATCGCTCATCAAACTCGCTTAGCAACCGGAAAACAAGTCACGGTTCAAGTGGTATACGTGGTTGAAGACGGCATGATGAAGCGGATTCCAGTGTTTGAATCGGGCGCAAAGCGTAAAGCCGCAGCAAAAGCCGAAGGCGAATGGCGTACCAGTCGAACGGCGATCGCGGAGCTAGAAACCGCGACAAAAGCGCAGTTCGGTGCGGCAGAATTGTTTGAACAAGCCGATCGTATTCTGTGGAATGCTCGATGTATGGCGGAAGAGTGGCGCGGGTCGCTCAAAACGCATCTGCGGTTTGGTGTGGTTGCGAAAGAGCTAAAAGAGGTTGTGGCGGCGGAAAGCGCATCGCTGCTGATTCTGGGCTGTGATGCCCCGGATCATCCCTTGGTGAAGCAACTGGGCAAGTCGTTCCCCTGTCCTGTGTTGGGGATTCCGTCGGTATTAGAAGGCGAATAA
- a CDS encoding CHAD domain-containing protein codes for MNFQIRLPQEALSYYGHRAIEKHFRKAIKHEEDVLADRDPEALHQMRVGLRRLRTAIQVFGFAADLPEAASEARIRKFAQVLGAVRDLDVLQLELTSHTSLPAREQDTLKGSLKKLQQQRSRDFDQLQKTLESKKYEAFKQSMEDWLAWPQFSAIAQLPIREVLPDILLPLISGILLHPAWLIGVEFESEPDRKVFAPITPESIREQLKQDELLHDLRKQMKRLRYQTELFTDFYGKGYEFQVDEFKQIQEVLGQIQDSVILQSFLNKHLNDSIEKLCPTFSGRLDQRMAIAWKEWRSLQEKYLDAGFRIQLRQLVLQPKS; via the coding sequence ATGAATTTTCAAATAAGATTACCCCAAGAAGCTCTAAGCTATTATGGTCATCGCGCGATCGAAAAGCATTTCCGTAAAGCGATCAAGCACGAAGAGGACGTTTTAGCCGATCGAGACCCAGAAGCACTCCATCAAATGCGAGTGGGGTTAAGACGACTGAGAACTGCAATTCAGGTGTTTGGGTTCGCCGCAGACTTGCCCGAAGCCGCCAGCGAAGCGAGAATTCGCAAATTTGCTCAAGTGCTGGGAGCGGTACGCGATCTAGATGTGCTTCAGCTTGAACTCACTTCGCATACCAGCCTTCCTGCGCGTGAGCAGGACACTTTAAAGGGATCGCTCAAAAAATTGCAGCAGCAGCGATCGCGAGATTTTGATCAACTGCAAAAAACCTTGGAGTCCAAAAAATACGAGGCATTCAAGCAAAGCATGGAGGATTGGTTAGCATGGCCGCAGTTCAGCGCGATCGCCCAGTTGCCCATTCGAGAAGTTTTGCCTGATATTCTCTTGCCCTTGATTAGCGGCATTTTGCTACATCCCGCTTGGCTGATCGGCGTTGAATTCGAGTCCGAGCCTGATCGAAAAGTCTTTGCACCCATTACGCCTGAATCTATTCGAGAGCAGCTAAAGCAAGACGAACTTCTGCACGATTTACGCAAGCAGATGAAGCGATTGCGCTATCAAACTGAGCTATTCACCGATTTCTATGGCAAAGGATACGAGTTTCAGGTGGATGAATTTAAGCAAATTCAAGAAGTTTTAGGACAGATTCAAGACAGCGTTATATTGCAATCTTTTCTGAACAAACATTTGAATGATTCGATCGAGAAACTTTGCCCCACTTTCTCAGGTCGGCTCGATCAAAGAATGGCAATCGCTTGGAAAGAATGGCGATCGCTGCAAGAAAAATATTTAGATGCTGGCTTTCGGATTCAACTGCGTCAGCTCGTTTTGCAACCCAAATCTTAA
- a CDS encoding HAD-IB family phosphatase, with the protein MKRIVFCDFDGTITQAETFVAMLREFTPVLSERLLPEIYAKRLTLRDGVRKFIQSIPSARYGDIIEFTRSQPIRPGLLELLDFLESREIPFVVISGGLMGMVESVLNPLRHRIYAIHAMEVDTREQFLQVHSAYESETEIVAKAQIMAKYNADQSIAIGDSITDLNLALAAEVVFARPPLTRYLEERNKAFIPWSDFFEVQDYLRDHVLGGSFEQSLRTH; encoded by the coding sequence ATGAAACGCATTGTATTTTGCGACTTTGACGGCACGATTACCCAGGCAGAAACCTTTGTCGCAATGCTGAGAGAATTTACACCTGTATTATCAGAGCGTTTACTTCCAGAAATTTATGCGAAACGTCTGACTTTACGGGATGGAGTCCGAAAGTTTATTCAATCGATTCCATCAGCGCGATATGGAGACATCATCGAGTTCACGCGATCGCAGCCGATTCGCCCTGGTTTATTAGAACTGCTTGATTTTCTTGAGTCGAGGGAGATTCCTTTTGTCGTGATTTCTGGCGGTTTAATGGGAATGGTTGAATCTGTGCTTAATCCGCTCCGCCATCGAATTTATGCGATTCATGCAATGGAAGTCGATACGAGAGAACAGTTTTTACAGGTTCATTCTGCTTACGAAAGTGAGACAGAAATTGTGGCAAAAGCACAAATTATGGCGAAATATAACGCGGATCAATCGATTGCGATCGGGGATTCGATTACCGACTTAAATCTCGCTTTAGCTGCCGAAGTTGTGTTTGCGCGTCCGCCGCTCACTCGGTATTTAGAAGAACGCAATAAAGCCTTTATTCCCTGGAGTGATTTCTTTGAGGTTCAAGATTATTTGCGAGATCATGTTTTAGGTGGTTCCTTTGAACAATCCCTGCGGACGCACTAA
- a CDS encoding branched-chain amino acid ABC transporter permease: MDAFFAQFVQLVVNGISVGSIIALSAVGLTLTYGILRLSNFAHGDFMTLGAYFTLLFNAIGINIWVSMFLSAIVTVGVTLLSEKLLWSPMRKKRATPTTLIIISIGLALFIRNGIILIWGGGNQRYDLPVLRALSIFGINIPFNKILVILLAIAAIAGLHYLLQNTKIGKAMRAVADDLDLARTTGINVDRVVIWTWVIAGSLTALGGSMLGLVEAVRPNMGWFLILPLFASVILGGIGNPYGAIAGGLIIGIAQEVGGGLTDLLAPFASNPIAGFIIATRLFTAQYKLGFALLIMVIVLLVRPQGLFKGTT, from the coding sequence ATGGATGCCTTTTTTGCTCAGTTCGTGCAGTTAGTTGTCAATGGAATTTCTGTCGGGAGCATAATCGCGCTCTCGGCGGTGGGATTAACCCTAACTTACGGAATTCTGCGACTCTCAAATTTCGCTCACGGTGATTTCATGACGCTGGGCGCTTATTTTACACTGCTGTTTAATGCGATCGGTATCAATATTTGGGTATCGATGTTCCTCTCTGCGATCGTCACGGTTGGAGTGACTCTACTGAGCGAAAAACTGCTCTGGTCGCCGATGCGAAAAAAACGAGCAACCCCAACCACGCTGATTATTATTTCGATCGGGCTTGCCTTGTTTATTCGCAATGGCATTATCTTGATTTGGGGCGGCGGCAATCAACGGTATGACCTTCCTGTGCTTCGCGCCTTATCTATTTTTGGAATCAATATTCCGTTTAATAAAATATTGGTGATCCTGTTAGCGATCGCGGCGATCGCTGGATTACATTACCTGTTGCAAAACACCAAAATTGGTAAAGCGATGCGGGCAGTGGCAGACGATTTAGATCTAGCCCGAACAACAGGAATTAATGTCGATCGCGTCGTGATTTGGACTTGGGTAATCGCCGGAAGTTTGACAGCATTAGGCGGCAGTATGTTGGGATTAGTGGAAGCCGTGCGCCCGAATATGGGCTGGTTCCTAATTCTGCCGCTATTTGCGTCGGTGATTCTAGGGGGAATTGGTAATCCCTACGGCGCGATCGCGGGTGGATTAATTATCGGCATTGCACAAGAAGTCGGAGGCGGATTGACTGATTTGTTAGCGCCATTTGCTTCAAATCCGATCGCTGGATTTATTATCGCAACTCGCTTATTTACAGCCCAATACAAACTTGGATTTGCATTGTTAATTATGGTGATTGTGCTGTTAGTGCGTCCGCAGGGATTGTTCAAAGGAACCACCTAA
- a CDS encoding phosphoribosylglycinamide formyltransferase, with amino-acid sequence MVALISPEHAEFPSHPRLKLGVMASGSGSNFEAIAQSIQDGHLNADIQVVIYNNPGAKVVDRANRFNVPAVLLNHREFASREDLDQAIVKALKQHSVEWVIMAGWMRIVTPVLIEAFRDRILNIHPSLLPSFKGNRAVEQALEAGVKIAGCSVHLVVPEVDSGDIIIQAAVPVLAEDTIETLQARIHAEEHRIYPAAIAIAAANSFRKC; translated from the coding sequence ATGGTTGCGCTGATTTCTCCTGAACACGCTGAATTTCCGTCTCATCCGCGCCTCAAGCTTGGCGTGATGGCATCGGGAAGCGGAAGTAACTTTGAAGCGATCGCGCAATCGATTCAAGACGGGCATCTCAATGCAGATATTCAGGTGGTGATTTATAACAATCCGGGTGCAAAAGTCGTCGATCGAGCGAACCGATTTAACGTTCCCGCCGTCTTACTGAATCACCGGGAGTTTGCTAGTCGGGAGGACTTAGATCAAGCGATCGTCAAAGCCTTGAAGCAGCATTCAGTGGAATGGGTGATCATGGCGGGTTGGATGCGGATTGTGACTCCAGTTCTGATTGAGGCATTTCGCGATCGTATTCTCAACATTCATCCAAGTTTGTTGCCGAGCTTTAAGGGCAATCGCGCCGTTGAGCAAGCTTTAGAAGCAGGCGTGAAGATTGCAGGGTGCAGCGTTCATTTAGTCGTTCCAGAAGTCGATAGCGGCGACATTATCATTCAAGCGGCGGTTCCGGTACTTGCAGAAGATACGATCGAAACTTTGCAAGCTCGAATTCATGCAGAAGAACATCGGATCTATCCCGCAGCGATCGCAATTGCAGCGGCAAACTCCTTTCGTAAATGCTGA
- a CDS encoding sugar ABC transporter permease, with protein MLFDSLRTKPRSDSGFSRLLDREVIAAWVFLAPALILLGVFVLYPIAYLCYLSFTTGSFTRLGVRWVGLRNYWRLLLSPDFWQVLGNTAYFTIATVIPSLILPLGLAVLLNQSILFRGLLRAAYFIPSVTSLVAVGLGFRWLFQTDGVINQWLNAINIPAIPWLQSTVWAMPVLILLSIWKQIGFNMVVFLAGLQTIPINRYEAAELDGANAWQKFRYVTLPGLRPTIVFVTVTTAIFTLRSFEQVYVITGGGPMNSTNLLVYFIYDQAFAQFDFGYAAAAATLLLLIALLLVYWQVQTLREAERSSDD; from the coding sequence ATGCTCTTTGATTCCCTTCGCACCAAACCCCGATCAGATTCCGGATTCTCGCGCTTACTGGATCGAGAAGTGATCGCGGCTTGGGTTTTTCTCGCGCCTGCGTTGATTCTGCTTGGTGTGTTTGTGTTGTATCCGATCGCGTATCTGTGCTATCTCAGCTTCACTACGGGCAGCTTCACCCGATTGGGGGTGCGCTGGGTCGGATTACGGAATTATTGGCGATTGCTGCTGAGTCCTGATTTTTGGCAAGTATTGGGGAATACGGCTTACTTTACGATCGCAACCGTGATTCCCAGTTTGATCCTTCCCTTGGGCTTAGCGGTCTTGCTGAATCAATCAATTCTGTTTCGTGGATTGCTGAGAGCCGCTTACTTTATTCCATCGGTCACGTCGCTAGTTGCGGTTGGATTGGGGTTTCGCTGGCTCTTTCAAACCGATGGTGTAATCAATCAGTGGTTAAACGCGATTAATATTCCCGCAATTCCCTGGCTTCAGAGTACGGTTTGGGCGATGCCTGTGTTGATCTTGCTCAGCATCTGGAAGCAGATCGGATTTAATATGGTCGTGTTTCTGGCGGGATTGCAAACGATTCCAATCAATCGGTATGAAGCCGCAGAACTAGATGGGGCAAACGCTTGGCAGAAGTTTCGATATGTGACGCTGCCGGGATTGAGACCGACGATCGTCTTCGTTACCGTCACTACTGCAATTTTTACCTTACGAAGCTTCGAGCAAGTCTATGTAATCACGGGCGGCGGCCCAATGAACTCCACCAACTTGCTCGTTTACTTCATCTACGATCAAGCCTTTGCTCAATTTGATTTTGGTTATGCAGCAGCGGCGGCAACATTGCTGTTACTAATCGCGTTGCTATTGGTGTATTGGCAAGTCCAAACACTGCGTGAAGCGGAGCGATCGAGCGATGATTAA
- a CDS encoding Hsp70 family protein, protein MPYAIDFGTSNTVITRWNAATQQPETLSLPGISQRLAQNPPLIPSLMYVENAAQGKVVIGQQVRDRALDISSDARFFRNFKRGIGTDVQGFLPELDGKTVRFEQVGEWFLTQMINQLKTTDPEIAESIVFTVPVDSFEAYRLWLGQICESLDINQVRMIDEPTAAALGYGLSDRQTLLVVDFGGGTLDLSIVQINVNEISQSKPLGFILKWGQKSFKEQSGQKARIARVIAKAGQNLGGSDLDNWVVDHFVKTQGLTATPLIARLAERLKIQLSLSTQAQEVFFNDETFESYDLSLTRSQFEQILSDRGFFTQLDESMEQVLQQARRQGLATSDIDAVLLVGGTVQIPAVHNWVRQYFDESLIRCEKPFEAIAQGALQLSQGVQLKDFLYHGYGIRYWDRRQNCHNWHPLVKAGQPYPMEKPVELVLGASIDSQPSIELVIGEMGAETVQTEVYFDGDRLVTRNLTSSQAPVQALNDREGSRSIAELDPPGVPGSDRIKVQFQVDSDRFLKITVEDLLTARTLVEDQPVVQLS, encoded by the coding sequence ATGCCTTACGCGATCGACTTCGGAACCAGTAACACTGTGATCACCCGATGGAATGCAGCGACCCAACAGCCAGAAACCCTTTCTCTTCCTGGAATTTCGCAGCGCCTTGCCCAAAATCCACCTTTGATCCCAAGTTTGATGTACGTGGAGAATGCAGCGCAGGGAAAAGTTGTGATCGGTCAGCAGGTGCGCGATCGGGCGTTAGATATCAGCAGCGATGCGCGATTTTTCCGCAACTTTAAGCGTGGAATTGGGACAGATGTACAGGGATTTTTACCGGAATTAGACGGAAAAACCGTTCGATTTGAGCAGGTTGGCGAGTGGTTTCTGACGCAAATGATCAACCAACTCAAAACGACTGATCCAGAGATTGCAGAGTCGATCGTGTTTACGGTTCCGGTTGATAGTTTCGAGGCGTATCGATTGTGGTTGGGGCAGATTTGCGAATCGCTAGATATCAATCAGGTGAGAATGATTGATGAACCGACTGCGGCGGCATTGGGATATGGATTAAGCGATCGACAAACGTTATTAGTGGTTGATTTTGGTGGCGGCACACTGGATTTATCGATCGTTCAAATCAACGTGAACGAGATCTCTCAATCGAAACCGTTGGGATTCATTCTGAAATGGGGGCAGAAATCATTTAAGGAACAGTCAGGACAAAAAGCAAGGATTGCTAGAGTGATTGCTAAAGCGGGACAGAATTTAGGCGGCTCAGATTTAGATAATTGGGTCGTGGATCATTTTGTCAAAACTCAGGGACTCACGGCAACACCCTTAATTGCAAGACTTGCAGAACGCCTGAAGATTCAGCTTTCTCTTTCTACTCAAGCGCAAGAAGTGTTCTTCAACGACGAAACGTTTGAAAGCTATGACTTATCGCTCACCCGATCGCAGTTTGAGCAGATTTTGAGCGATCGCGGATTTTTCACTCAGCTTGATGAGTCAATGGAACAAGTGCTGCAACAAGCTCGCCGTCAAGGGTTGGCAACAAGTGATATTGATGCCGTTTTATTAGTGGGTGGAACGGTTCAAATTCCAGCCGTTCACAACTGGGTGCGGCAGTATTTTGACGAAAGCTTGATTCGATGTGAAAAGCCGTTTGAAGCGATCGCTCAAGGCGCACTTCAGCTGAGTCAAGGCGTACAGCTTAAAGACTTTCTCTACCACGGTTACGGCATTCGCTATTGGGATCGCAGGCAAAATTGCCACAACTGGCATCCCTTAGTTAAAGCGGGACAGCCTTATCCGATGGAGAAGCCCGTTGAGTTAGTGTTGGGTGCGTCGATCGACAGTCAACCCAGCATCGAACTCGTCATCGGTGAAATGGGCGCAGAAACAGTTCAGACCGAGGTGTATTTTGATGGCGATCGCTTAGTCACTCGAAATCTCACCAGTTCCCAGGCTCCGGTGCAGGCATTAAACGATCGAGAGGGGTCGCGCAGTATTGCAGAGCTTGACCCGCCAGGAGTGCCGGGAAGCGATCGCATTAAAGTGCAATTTCAGGTGGATAGCGATCGCTTCCTCAAAATCACGGTTGAGGATTTGTTAACAGCGCGAACGTTAGTCGAGGATCAACCCGTGGTGCAGTTGAGTTAA